The genomic stretch CGCGACGAGATCGGCGTGCTGACCCGCGCCTTCAACGAGATGAGTCAGAGCCTGGGCGAGAAGCGCCGCATCGAGACGGCCTTCCGCCGCTACGTCTCGGACCACGTGCTCCAGGAGGTGATCGACTCACCCGAGGCGATCCATCTCAAGGGCGAGCTGCGCGAGGTGTCGGTCCTGTATCTCGACATCCGCAAGTTCACGCGGCTCACCGGCTCGATCGGCCCCGAGCGCGTGGTCGCGTTCCTGAACGAGTCCTTCGACCTGATCACCGGGCGGCTGCTCGAGCACGGCGCCACGGTCGACAAGTACATCGGCGACGCGATCCTCGCCTATCTGGGCGCGCCGATCGAAACCGAGGACCACGCGCAGCGCGCGGTCGCCGCCGCCATCGCCGTGCAGCGCGCCATCCACGACCGCAACCAGCGCTGCGAGGCGTCCATGCAGCCCTTCGTGCGGCTCGAGGTGGGGATCGGTATCCACACCGGCCAGGTCGTCGTGGGCAACATCGGCTCCGAGCTCAAGATGGACTACACCGCGATCGGTGAGCCGGTGAACGTGGCCAACC from Myxococcota bacterium encodes the following:
- a CDS encoding adenylate/guanylate cyclase domain-containing protein yields the protein RDEIGVLTRAFNEMSQSLGEKRRIETAFRRYVSDHVLQEVIDSPEAIHLKGELREVSVLYLDIRKFTRLTGSIGPERVVAFLNESFDLITGRLLEHGATVDKYIGDAILAYLGAPIETEDHAQRAVAAAIAVQRAIHDRNQRCEASMQPFVRLEVGIGIHTGQVVVGNIGSELKMDYTAIGEPVNVANRLQAMAGPGEIMVTGAVRERVGLLVDAKPQGSKRIEGVDQPIEVFKILY